GTACGTCGTTTTTAACGCCGCGTCTCTGCCCGCGTATGTCATGCAGGTCGGCTATGAGGCCGAACAACTGCTCGGGGTCTCCGACAGCCGTTTTCTCGTGTCTGCGAACGGGGGTTTTTTCAAATCCCTGTTCTTCTCTCCGTTGGCGATTGCCGCGCACGTCTTCGTCATCCTGTTTTTGGCCGGAACATTCCTGTACTTCCGGTGGTATTTTGCAGGGGCGGGGAAATCCCGGCAGGCGTGAGCGTGACGCGGACGGACAACCGGCTCTACGCAGGAATTCAAGGGAGGATCACTTCATGGGATTATTTGGCAGGCGGCGGAGACCGTGGTGGGCGTTTCTGTTGATCGGAGGCTTCTGTTTGTGGATGGGCTGGTCCGGGATTCGAGAGTCCCGAAGCAGCGCCTCCTGGTCCCCGGCCGAGGGCAGGGTTGTCTCTTCCAAGGTTTCCGCCCAGACCATTCATCGCAGAGGCGCCGATGGGATTGAGTTCAAGGCGGAGGTGATCTATGAATACGTTGCCGATGGGGTGCGCCATACGTCCAGCCGGGTCCGATGGGGCGGGGAAAATTTCCTTAGCCGGGAAGACGCCGAAGCTTTCCTGCAGGGTTACCCCATGGGCAAGACGGTGACGGTTCATTACAATCCCAGGAAGCCTGATCAGGCGATTCTGGAGAATGGGAGCGAGGATACCGGGGTCCTGTATCTGGTGACGGGTTTTGGGGTGGTCCTGGTGGTGTTGGGGCTGTTGAAGAGGGGGGCGGAAAAATTTTAGGTTTTCCTCTTATTTTTCGACTTGCCTATTGGCAATGGAATGTTATAATAGTGCGGTTTTTGTGAGGCGACTTTTTTTGAAAAGGATTTTGTAAGATATCCTTCAGTCTCCTGTAGACGGGCCATACTTGTTTTTTAAAAATCACAAGGGGAACAAGTATTGGCCCGTAATTGTTTTGATAAATTTGGTAGTTGAGAGGAAATTCCGGGCCATTAGCTCATCCGGTAGAGCATCTGACTCTTAATCAGAGGGTGGCAGGTTCGAGTCCTGCATGGCCCATAAATAAATTTTTGAAATGCAGGACGAGAACCGAAAGGGGTACGGGGGAAACCGTTCCCCCGTGTTTTCGGGGTACAGCGAGCGAAGCGAGCGCCATAGGGGCGGAGCCCCTTGGGGAGCCTGGAGCGAAGCGAAAGGCGACAGGTTCTAATCCGCAGGATGGAGTCCTGCATGGCCCATTTTAAAACCTTCTTATGCCTTCCAAACCCGACATCAGCGCCCTTCGCGATAAGGCGTTTCAGTTTCGCAGAGAGATCCTGGAGACCCTCCACTCGGCCGGGTCCGGCCACCCGGGCGGGTCCTTGTCTTCCGTCGAGATCTTTATCTCCCTTTATTTTTACAAGATGAACCACAGGCCGAACGATCCTCATTGGGACGGGCGGGACTACTGCATTGTCTCCAAGGGGCATTGCACGCCGGTGACGTACGTGACGCTCGCCAATGCCGGGTATTTTCCCAAAGAGGAATTAAAGACCTTTCGTAAATTCGGAACGCGGCTGCAGGGGCACGTGCATGTGAAGACCCCGGGCGTCGAGTTCAATACCGGGTCGCTGGGGCACGGGCTTTCGGTGGCCAACGGGATCGCCATGGGCGCGAAGATGCTGAACAAACCCAACAGGGTTTTCTGCATCATGGGCGACGGCGAGATCCAGGAGGGCTCGGTCTGGGAAGCGGCCATGTCGGGCTCGCATTTCAAGCTGGACAATGTCTGCGCGATCGTGGATTACAACAAGGTCCAGGAAAACGGGCCTGTGAACGATATTAAGAATTTGGAACCGCTCGCGGCACGCTGGAAAAGTTTCGGCTGGCACGCGATCGAAGTGGATGGGCACGACTTGAGCGCGCTCGTCAAGGCGTTGGACGAATTCGAAACGGTCAAAGGCAAGCCCACGGTCATCATCGCCAATACCGTGAAGGGCAAAGGCGTTCCGTTCATGGAAGGAAAGGCCGCCTGGCACGGCAAGGCCCCGAACGCCGAGCAGTTGAAAGACGCCTTGGCGCAACTACAAAAGGTATAACGATGCCTGAAATGATCGCCACACGTGACGGGTTCGGCAAAGAGCTTGTCGCCTTAGGCAAACAGAACGAAAGAATCATGATGGTCTCCGCGGACCTGGAGGACGCCACCCGCGCGGAGTACTTCAAGAACGAGTTCCCCGAGAGGTTTTTCAGCGTCGGCATCGCCGAGCAGGACATGGTTGGCATGGCGGCCGGGCTGACCTTCCACGGCTTTATCGCGTTTGTGAATTCCTTCGCGGTCTTCCTGACCAACCGCGCTTATGATCAGCTCCGGATGGATGTTTGTTATAATAATCGCAACGTCAAGGTCGTTTGCTCCCATGCTGGCGTGACCGTCGGTGAGGACGGCGCGTCGGCCCAGTGCCTGGAAGATTTCGCGCTCATGCGCGTGTTGCCTAACATCAAGGTGATTTGTCCGGTGGACGCCAACGAGGCCAGACTGGCGACCCGCGCCATGGTCAAGGAAGATGGCCCCATGTACCTGCGCACGTCCCGCGCGGCACTGCCTGTTCTGACTGGAGAGAACGATCCGTTTGAGATAGGCAAGGCCAAGGTCATGCGTCCGGGCAAGGACGCGGCCGTGATCGCCTGCGGCACTCTGGTGTCCGAAGCCCTGCAGGCCGCCGAGATCCTGAAAAAAGACGGGATCGACCTGCGCGTCATCAACATGCACACGATCAAGCCGATCGACGTGAAAGCGGTTGTGGACGCTGCCAAAGAGACCGGCGCGATCGTCACGGCGGAAGAACACCAGGCCAACGGCGGCCTGGGCAGCGCGGTGGCCGAAGTCCTGGTCCAGAAGCACCCGGTCCCTTTGGAAATGGTGGCGGTCCGTGATTCGTTCGGCGAGACCGGCACCCCCGCGGAACTCCTCAAAAAATATCATCTCAAAGACGTCGACATCGTTGAAGCCGTCAAACGGGCGATCAATCGCAAGAAATAATTTTCCCACCGTTGTTTAATTATGGAGATCCTCTGATGTCCAAATCCAAAATGGAAGTCCTTGCAGATTTAGGCCAGAGCGTCTGGCTTGATTATATCAACCGCCCCATGATTGAAAGCGGCAAACTGAAGGGCCTGATCGACGATGGACTTCGCGGGATGACGTCCAATCCGGCGATCTTCAACCAGGTGATCAGCGCGGGCAAGGATTATGACGAAAAGATCTCGGCGTTGAGCGGCCAGGGAAAGTCTCCTTTTGATATCTATGACGAGATCACCATTGCCGACATCCAGGACGCCTGCGATCTGTTCAAGCCGGTTCACGAAAAGACCAAGGGGCTGGACGGATATGTGAGTCTGGAGATCAATCCGTTGCTCGCCAACGATGCCAAGGCCTCGATCGATGAGGGCCTGCGGCTTTTCAAAAAGGTCGGCCGGCCGAACGTCATGATCAAGGTCCCGGCCACAGACGCGGGCTTTCCTGTCGTTGAGGAGCTTTTGTCCAACGGCGTCAACGTGAACGTCACGCTGATTTTTTCCATGCTGCAGTACATGGACACGGCCGAGGCCTTCATCACCGGCCTGGATCGTTTTGCGGCAAAATCCGGGGATGTGAGCCGTGTTGCATCCGTGGCGAGCGTGTTTGTCAGCCGCACGGACACCCTGATTGATAAAATATTGGACGACAAAATGGTCGATTCCACCAAAGACAAACTTCTGCCCCTGCAGGGGCAGGCCGCCGTCGCCAATTGCCGTTTGATTTATGAGAAATCAAAGGAAATGGCCGAAGACGAACGATTCCAGACTCTCGCGGCCAAAGGCGCCCGCTGGCAACGCGTGCTCTGGGGTTCCACGTCCACGAAAAATCCGCAGTATCCGGACGTCAAATACGTGGCGGAATTGATCGCCCCGGACACCGTTAACACCGTTCCCGAAAAAACCCTGATGGCGTTTCTCGATCACGGAGAGGCCAAGCTTGCCCTTCAGGGCAGCGTCGAGGACGCCCGCGCCGTTTTTGAGGCGCTGGGAGAATTCGGCATTTCGATCGACGACGCCTGCCGTCAGCTTTTGGAAGAGGGGCTCAAGGCGTTTGACACGTCGTTCGAGGACCTCCTCAAGGCCATCGAAGCCAAAGCCAAACAGCTTAGCGGGAAAGCTTAACGGTATCCCCAAAACTTATGCCGACCGGCACAGAACCTGTTCATCATATTCAGCGTCCGGATTGGCTCCGGACGTCAAAGAACGACCCTCGCGGCTACATCCAGCCCGAATCCCTCAAAGAACTCTGGTTCCATACCGGCACGATCTGCAACTTGAGCTGTCCGTTTTGTCTGGAGGGTTCCAAACCCGGGGACGACCGTTTGAACAGGATCGCGTTCGAGGACGCCCGGCCATTCATGGACGAAGCGGTCCGGCTGGGTGTCGAAAAATTTTCGTTCACCGGCGGAGAGCCGTTTGTGGTGAAGGATTTCGTGAGGATACTGGATTACGCGCTGGACCTGCGGCCCTGCCTGGTGCTGACCAACGGCACTGATCCTCTCCGGACCCGCCTTTCTGAAATTGTGCCGTTCTTACAAAAGCCGCACCCGCTCAATTTTCGGGTCAGCATCGATTATCCGGATGAGGCCAGGCATGATGCCGGGCGCGGGAAGGGGAATTTTGCCCAGGCTGCGGCGAGCTTGAAAGAGCTTTACATTGCGGGATTCGGCGTGTCCATCGCCCGCCAGAGACTGCCCGGGGAAAACGTGAAAGAAGGAGACGCCGCGTATCAGCCTCTTATTCAGAAAGCCGGCCTGCCGGAGGAGACCCGGATCGTCAGCTTCCCGGATTTTTTTCTTCCCCAAGCGAATGTCAGGACCCCGGAGATCACCGAAAACTGCATGACCGCCTATCAGGCCGAAGAAGCCCGCCGGAAATTCATGTGCAGCTACAGCAAGATGGTGGTCAAACGCGAAGGGCAGATGCGCGTCTATGCCTGCACCCTGGTGGACGACGATCCGGATTACGATCTTGGGCGCACCCTCACCGGCAGCATGAAGGTCCGGGTCATGCTCAAACACCACCGTTGTTATTCCTGCTTCTCCCAGGGCGCGTCCTGCAGCGAGATGTGAGTCCCGCGATTCCCGGCCTTCGGGGTGGCGGGATAAAATTCCTTGTTTTTGTTCCCTGCCCTTTTCGGGAATTGTTATAATGACAATGCCCTGACCGCCAAAAGGAGGAAGAGTTTTGCTGAACCCCTGGACCGGCATTGCCCAGCTTTCAAAGTCCGAAACCTGCGAACTTCAGAATCAAAAGCTCAGCCGTTTCATCACGCGCTACCTTTATCCGTTCAGTCCGCATTACCGCAGCCTTTTCGACAAGAACAAAATCGATCCTCGCTCCATCCGCACCGTGGATGATCTCCGGCGGATCCCATTCACATCCAAGCTCGACTTTATCCAGCCGGACAACCCCCAGCGATTCCGGGATTTTATCCTTCAGCCCGATCAGGAAAAGATCCGCGGGGCATGGCCTTTGCAGGACCTTCTGCGGCTCAAGGCCATGTCCATGATTAACGGCAAGGAGTTTGTCCGTGACCGGCTGGAGCGTGAATTTCACCCGTGTTTCATTACGTTCACCACCGGCACCACCAACCGGCCGGTCCCGTATGTTTATTCCGGCCATGACATCAGGAACCTTCATCTTTCCGGGTCCCGGATGCTGGACCTGTTCAATATTCCGCGCAGCCAGAACATCGTGAACATGTTCCCGTATGCCCCGCACCTGGCGTTCTGGCAGGTTGTGTTCGGCGGATTGTCGTCCTGCGCCCTGGTGTTGAGCACCGGCGGCGGAAAGGTCTTGGGGACCGAAGGCCAGATCGGGGTCTTGGAAAAGATGAGGCCCGCGGTGGTCCTGGGCGTTCCCAGTTACGTGTATCACGTCCTGCGGATGGCCCAGGAAAAGGGTATCCGGATGGAGTATGTGAAGAAGATCGTCCTGGGAGCGTCCCGCGTGTCCATGGCGTTCAAGCTCAAGCTCGCCGAGCTCTTGACATCCATGGGCGCGCAGGAGGTCTCCGTCTTCGGTACCTACGGGTTTACCGAAGCGCGTTCGGCCTGGGCGGAATGCCCGACGGTCAATGACATATCCAGCGGGTATCACCTGTATTCCGACAAAGAGATATTTGAGGTCATCGATCCCAAAACCGGCGAACCGGTCGGGGAAGGGGGCGACGGGGAGATCGTCTACACGTCTATCGACTCCCGCGGCAGCAGCGTGTTGCGTTACCGCACGGGTGATTTCGTGAAGGGCGGCATAGGGTATGGGGCGTGCCCGCATTGCGGGCGGACCGTTCCCCGCTTGTCGAGCGACATCACCCGTTTGAGCGACGTGAAAGACCTGCGGATGTCCAAGGTCAAGGGCACACTCATCGATCTCAACCATTTTTCCCAGATCCTCACGGACTTCCCGGAGATCGACGAATGGCAGGTGGAGATCCGCAAGAAAAACAACGATCCCTTTGAAATCGATGAGCTGGTGGTTTATATTGCTTGCAGGGAGGGGGTCAACCGGGGTATCCTGGAAGAGGCGGTGAAGAGGAGTCTGTCTTCCATGGAAGTGACCCCTAACGCCGTCGTGTTCCTGCCGTTGGCCGAGATGATCAAACGGCTCGAGCTGGAGACCGCCAATAAAGAGAAACGAATTCTGGATGTCCGGCCTAAAGATTAGCCTGCTTGCCGTATTTTTGATGTCGTCCGTTGCCATCCCGGCGTTTGCGACAGTCCAGCCGACGGACGAACAGTTGACCGAGACCGCGCACCTGGTCGTGATCGCGCAGGTGACGGACGTTGATACCCCTGAAGCTCAGGGGGCCGTGGGATGGGGCCAGGTTAGCATCCGTATCGAAACGGTCTTGAAGGGGGAGTCAGACACGAAGACCTTGTCTTTTTCGCATTATTTCAGCGATGCCGGGAAGGGGAATTATTCAAGGGCGGAATGGCTGGCGTTTTGGGGAAAGATCAGAGACACACATGCGAAAGTGAAATTTTTTTTGTTCAATACGGACATGGATCAGCGTTACGCCGACACCGGGATTAAAGGTTGGATTTTGGCGGACGGCTGGTTTGGGTATGAGGTTTTGAAGAGCCGTTAAGATTTGGCTCCGCCTCTTCCGATAAGGAGATCCTATGGAACGCATCGCGATTGTCAACGGAGTCCGGACGCCCTTTTGCAAAATGGGCACGGCGTTCAATTTTATGAGCGCCCAGGAACTGGGCGCTCTCGCGGCCCGCGAGCTCATCGAGCGTTCCGAGATGGACCCGGGCCTCATTGACGAAGTCATCATCGGCAACGTCGGCCAGCCGCCGGATGCCGCCAACATCGCCCGCGTGATCGCCCTCCTGGCCGGGATCCCCAAGCATGTTCCGGCTTACACCGTGCACCGCAACTGCGCATCGGGCCTGGAATCGGTCGCGACCGCGGCCCTGAAGATCCAGACCGGCGAAGCGTCCTGCCTGCTGGTCGGCGGCACCGAGTCCATGAGCAATATTCCGTATTTTTTTACCAAGGACCTTCAGGAGATTTTGTTCCAATTGTCCCGCGAAAAAGCGCTTTTTCCGAAACTGCGGGTGCTGTCCAAGGTCCGTTTGCCGTTTTTGGCCCCGCGCATCGGTTTGCAGATGGGGTTGACCGATCCGGTCTGCGGGCTCAACATGGGGCAGACCGCCGAGGTTTTGGCCAAGGAATTCGGCATCACGCGCAAAGACCAGGATGAGTTCGCGCTGGCCAGCCATCAGAAGGCGGTCAAGGCGAGAGCGGTTTTGCGCGAAGAGATCGTTCCGGTGATCCCGTCGCCGGCTTACAAGGGCGCTGTTCTCGATGACAACGGCCCGCGTGAAAGCCAGACCATGGAAGCCCTGGCGAAATTGAAGCCCTATTTTGACCGGAATTCCGGTACGGTGACAGCCGGCAATTCCAGTCAGATCACCGATGGGGCTGTGGCTTTGCTTGTGATGAAGGAGAGCCGGGCGAAGGAGATGAACCTGAACCCTCTGGGGTATCTGCGTTCGTTCGCCTTTGCGGGTGTGGAGCCCGACCGCATGGGCATCGGCCCGGCGCACGCCATCCCCAAGGCCTTGAAAAAGGCCGGATTGCGCCTGAACGATATGCAGTCGGTCGAGATCAACGAGGCCTTTGCCGTTCAGGTCCTGTCCTGTCTGCGTCTTTTGGAGTCCGATAAGTTCGCCAAAGATTTCGGTTATGAAGGATACACCGGCGCGATTCCCCGCGATACCCTGAACGTCAACGGCGGGGCGATCGCCCTGGGGCATCCGGTCGGCTCCAGCGGGGCGCGGTTGCTCCTGACCATGCTGAAGCATTTGAAACGGAACAACCTTCAAACCGGTGTGGTGTCGTTGTGCGTCGGCGGCGGACAGGGCGCGGCCGCTGTTCTGGAGGCCCAATAACGATGAGCGTTTTCTACCGGAAAGACGGGCATTTCGGGTTTATCACCTTCGACCTCGCGGATTCCAAAGTGAATCTTCTCACGGCCGACGTCATGAAGCGGCTGGACACGCTTCTGGACGAGATCGCCAAAGACGCCGCCTTGAAAGCGGTGATCATCGAGAGCAAGAAAAAAGACGTGTTCATCGCCGGAGCCGATATCAAGGAGATCGAAGGGATCACGGAGCCCCATGAAGGCGAGCTGAAGGCCCGGTCCGGGCAGAAGATCCTGGATAAACTGGAAGATCTGCGGGTGCCGACGGTGGCGGTGATCGACGGGGTGGCCCTGGGCGGAGGGTGCGAGCTCGTTTTGGCCTGCCGGTACCGTGTTGCGACGTTCAATGAAAAGATCCGGATCGGACTGCCGGAAGTGAATCTGGGGATCCTTCCCGGGTTCGGCGGCACGTACCGCCTGCCCCGGCTGCTGGGGTTGTCGCAAGGGTTGAACATCATCCTGGGCGGCCGGGTGGTCCCGGCCAAGGATGCCCTGAAATTCGGATTGTTGGACCGGCAGTTCCCTCAACAGGGATTGGAGAATCATGTCCGCGCGTTTGCCGGGGAGGTCTCGGACAACGCCGGCCGCAGCAGCCATATTCGGCCCCGCAAACTGAAACTTCCGCAGAAAATTCTTGATCGCACGGTCGTCGGCCATGCCATTGTTTTCCGCGAAGCCCGGAAGAATGTTCTCAAACAGTCAAAAGGTTTTTACCCGTCGCCGCTGAAGGCCCTGGACGTCATTGAGAAGACGCTGTATATGAACAGGGACAGCGGCATGCGGCTTGAGGCCAAGGCGTTCGGGGACTTGTCCGTCACGCCGGTTTGCAAAAATCTCATTCATGTTTTTTATCTGTCCGAGAAATACAAGAAGCTGTCCATCCCCGGCGGAGAGACGATTTCATCCCCGGAGATCAAAAGATGCTCGGTGCTCGGCGCCGGGGTCATGGGCGGAGGGATCGCGCAGTTGTTGAGCCAGAACGGGATCCTGGTCCGGTTGAAAGACATCAACCATGACGCAGTGGCCAAGGGATTGCAGGCGGCGGCAAAATTGTTCCGGCAGGCCGTCAAACGCCGCCGTCTCTCCAGGGCCCAGGCCGCGGCCCGGATGGCGAGGATCTCTCCGACAACGGAATATTCGGGCCTGGGGACAACGGATTGCGTGATCGAGGCGGTTGTCGAGAACCTGGATGTGAAGAAGGCGGTGTTCCAGCAAGTCAGCGCGCTGATCCCCCCGCAGGCGATCTTTTGCACCAACACGTCCGCGCTGTCCGTGACGGCCATGGCCGAGGCGGCGCGCGATCCGTCCCGCGTGATCGGATTCCATTTTTTCAATCCCGTCCACCGGATGCCGCTTGTTGAGATCATTATGACGAGGCATACGTCGCCGGCAACCGCGGCCGGCGCCCTGCAGTTGGCCAAACGGCTGGGCAAGACGCCCATCCTTGTCCAGGACGCCCCGGGGTTCCTGGTGAACCGAATCCTGCTGGCCTATATCAACGAAGCCGGACGGTTATTGGAAGAGGGGGTCCCTGCCGCGGTTGTGGACAAGATGATGACGGATTTCGGCATGCCCATGGGGCCGTTCCTGCTGTCCGACGAAGTGGGGACGGACATCGGCGTCAAGGTCCTGCACATTCTGGAGGCGGGACTGGGGGAGAGGTTCAAACCCGTCGGTATTTTTGAGAAAGTTTTTGAAAAGAAATTGCTCGGCAAGAAATCGGGGAAGGGTTTTTATATCCATTCCAAACATGCGGTCCCCAACCCGGACATCCCCGGCCTGGTGGGGAAGCCCATGCGCGGGCAGATGACCATTCAGGATTACCAGAAATGCCGGGACCGGATGGTGTATACCATGATCAACGAGGCGGCACGTTGCCTGGAGGACAAGGTTGTGGACGAGCCGGCCGCGGTGGACGTGGGCATGATCATGGGCACGGGGTTCCCTCCGTTCCGGGGAGGATTGATGCGTTACGCGGACCAGGTGGGGATCGGGAATGTGGTCGATGCCCTTGCTCAATTCGAGAAAGAATTCCAGGCCGACCGTTTCAGGCCTTGCCGGTATCTTCTTGACCTCAAGGACCAACAAAAAGGATTCTATCGATGAGCCAGCCCGTTCAACAGCCCCCTGTCACAGACATCCGCCAGAAAAAAAAGAGGCAGCTCCGTTGGATCTGGACGGGGATCATCGTGGGCTCGCTGCTCATTGTCCTGGCGTTTCTCAATACCATCAAGGTCTTTCCGAAAGCAGAGTATGTCAATCCCCAGTTCGGGATCAGTTTTACGTATCCGGCTTATTGGAAGCGTGAGGACAACCATTCCAGCGGGGCCCTTGTCCTGCTCAACGCCCCGCTGCAGAGCGCCATGGACCCATTTTCGGAAAGTTTCAATATCGTGGTCCACGATTACTTCGGGCAAACGACCACCTTGAGTAAATTTACCAAACAAGTGGTTGACGGGATGTCCAGCACGATGTGGAAGGGGATGGTCAAGGTCCTCGAATCCAAGAAAACCCGCCTGGGAGGGTTGCCGGCGCACCGGCTTGTTTTTGAAATGAGGACGAAGGAGCTGAGCGTTAAGACCCTGCAGGTGTGGACGGTTGTCGGCGGGCAGAGGGTTTTTTTTCTCACTTATATGGCGGCTGTCAAAGATTTCGATAATTATAAGCCGGAGATCGATACCATCTTGAAAACCTTCCAGTTCCGGTGACGGATGCCGGCGTCGCAGATCCCCATCGTTTGACTCACCCCGCGGTGTGACCTCCTATGAAGCAGAATGATTCCTTGCCGACGGTCGCTGTGCCCTTGCGCGCGGCGCCTCTGTGCCCGGTCTTCGGGCAGTGCGGCGGTTGCCAGCACCAGGACATCCCTTACTCCGAGGAATTGGTGATGAAGGAGATGTCTTTGCGGAGGATGTTTCGGGACGCTTTGGGGGTTGGGGAAGAGGTCTTTGATCCCATCGTCCCGTCTCCGAAGGAATATCATTACCGCCACCGCGTGGACTTGCGTCTTCTGCGCACGAAAAGCGGGGAGATCTTTATCGGGTTTACGCCGGAAGGAAAACCGAACGTGGTGCCGATCCAGGCCTGCCCCATCTCTATGCCGGCTGTTTCCGATTCGATCCCGCGCGTCAAGGAGGAAGCCGTCGGCAAACTCAAGGAAAAACACCGCAACGCCAATCTGGTCGTCCGCACCGGCGATGACGGGCGGGTGCTCTGGGGCGGCGTCGGGCGGAGATCCTTGCGGCTGGAGGAAGCGGATTATCTCTGGACCGAGGTGGAAGGCCGGCGGATCCATTTTTCGCTGGACACGTTTTTCCAGGCCAATTTGTCCATCCTGCCGGCGCTCATGGACAATATCCGTTCTTTGGCGGTCCTGGATCATGAAACCGTGTTGCTTGATCTCTACGGGGGAGTCGGGCTGTTCGGCGTTGTTTTTCATCCGGCGGTAAAGAAAACCATCCTGATCGAGAGCGACGTTCATTCCGTCCGCCTTGCCCAGCACAACAAGGGATTCCACCACATGGACGGATTTGAGGTCGTCCAGGGCCGAGTGGAGGAGGCCCTGCCTTCGGCCCTTGCCGCGCTCTCCGGGGAGAAGATCACGGCCATGATCGATCCGCCGCGGGCCGGATTGTCGGAAACCGCTCTGGAATGCGTGGCTTCATCAGCGGGGCTCAACCGGTTGTTGTATCTGTCCTGCCATCCGGAGACCTTGGTGAGAGACCTGGCGGGGTTTTGTGCTCGGGGCTGGACAATGTCCCGGGTGATTCCTTTTGACTTCTTTCCAAAGACCAGGCATTTGGAAACGCTCGTTTTATTGAGGAGGTAAAGAAATGAAGTCTGAAAAAAATCCTTATGAAAAACAGATTTTTGTCTGCACCAATGACCGCAAGGGCGAAAAGCCCAGTTGCGGTGACCAGCAGGGCGAGGCCATTTTTACAGAACTCCGCCGCATCGCTAAGGAGCGGGGACTGCATCCGCGCATCCGGGTGGCCCAGGCCAAGTGCCTGGGATATTGCAGCCAGGGATGCAATGTCATGGCTTACCCGGACAATGTCTGGCACAGCGGTGTCACTCTGGCCGATGTTCCGGCCCTTGCGGAAAAGTATTTGTCCCCAGCATCTTAGAGCACTCTTGGCCCCCCGGGTCTTTGCAAAATTCCAACCCGGCTGTTGATTTTTATCCAGGGCCCTTTTATACTTAAGTTAAGAGTGATGTAATCCTCTATCTTTTAAGAAGATACAATAATTCGGCGTCTCATCCGTTTTCGCCGGAGACAGAATGTCAAAAAGAAGTCTCCGGCTACGTCGGATCCCATCAATCGGGTCCCGAAGACGGATGAACCCGGCGAAGTCCCGCACGGAAGTTGCGGGACGGAGACGGGGCATGTTCAGAGATCCTGGGCTTTAGTCCAGGGATTTCCATTCATCCCGGAGAGGAGATTCCATATGAGCATGTTCGACAAAAGTATCTCGGAGGAGAAGAGGAAGTCTCTCGAATTCGCCGAAGACGCTCGCGAGAGCGAGTGGAAATACCCCAGTTTCGCCCTCAGGCTTTTCCACGGGCTCCCGGACTGGGACCTGATCCTGCCGTTTCCCCAGCAATCTCTTGAAGACAAAAAAGAAGGCGATGTTTTTATCGCCAAATTAGAGAAGGTCCTGCGCGAAAAACTCAACCCGGATGAGGTCGACCGCACCTGCATCATTCCGGAT
The sequence above is a segment of the Candidatus Omnitrophota bacterium genome. Coding sequences within it:
- a CDS encoding transketolase family protein, whose protein sequence is MPEMIATRDGFGKELVALGKQNERIMMVSADLEDATRAEYFKNEFPERFFSVGIAEQDMVGMAAGLTFHGFIAFVNSFAVFLTNRAYDQLRMDVCYNNRNVKVVCSHAGVTVGEDGASAQCLEDFALMRVLPNIKVICPVDANEARLATRAMVKEDGPMYLRTSRAALPVLTGENDPFEIGKAKVMRPGKDAAVIACGTLVSEALQAAEILKKDGIDLRVINMHTIKPIDVKAVVDAAKETGAIVTAEEHQANGGLGSAVAEVLVQKHPVPLEMVAVRDSFGETGTPAELLKKYHLKDVDIVEAVKRAINRKK
- a CDS encoding thiolase family protein, whose protein sequence is MERIAIVNGVRTPFCKMGTAFNFMSAQELGALAARELIERSEMDPGLIDEVIIGNVGQPPDAANIARVIALLAGIPKHVPAYTVHRNCASGLESVATAALKIQTGEASCLLVGGTESMSNIPYFFTKDLQEILFQLSREKALFPKLRVLSKVRLPFLAPRIGLQMGLTDPVCGLNMGQTAEVLAKEFGITRKDQDEFALASHQKAVKARAVLREEIVPVIPSPAYKGAVLDDNGPRESQTMEALAKLKPYFDRNSGTVTAGNSSQITDGAVALLVMKESRAKEMNLNPLGYLRSFAFAGVEPDRMGIGPAHAIPKALKKAGLRLNDMQSVEINEAFAVQVLSCLRLLESDKFAKDFGYEGYTGAIPRDTLNVNGGAIALGHPVGSSGARLLLTMLKHLKRNNLQTGVVSLCVGGGQGAAAVLEAQ
- a CDS encoding DUF3592 domain-containing protein gives rise to the protein MGLFGRRRRPWWAFLLIGGFCLWMGWSGIRESRSSASWSPAEGRVVSSKVSAQTIHRRGADGIEFKAEVIYEYVADGVRHTSSRVRWGGENFLSREDAEAFLQGYPMGKTVTVHYNPRKPDQAILENGSEDTGVLYLVTGFGVVLVVLGLLKRGAEKF
- the tal gene encoding transaldolase; protein product: MSKSKMEVLADLGQSVWLDYINRPMIESGKLKGLIDDGLRGMTSNPAIFNQVISAGKDYDEKISALSGQGKSPFDIYDEITIADIQDACDLFKPVHEKTKGLDGYVSLEINPLLANDAKASIDEGLRLFKKVGRPNVMIKVPATDAGFPVVEELLSNGVNVNVTLIFSMLQYMDTAEAFITGLDRFAAKSGDVSRVASVASVFVSRTDTLIDKILDDKMVDSTKDKLLPLQGQAAVANCRLIYEKSKEMAEDERFQTLAAKGARWQRVLWGSTSTKNPQYPDVKYVAELIAPDTVNTVPEKTLMAFLDHGEAKLALQGSVEDARAVFEALGEFGISIDDACRQLLEEGLKAFDTSFEDLLKAIEAKAKQLSGKA
- a CDS encoding transketolase, encoding MPSKPDISALRDKAFQFRREILETLHSAGSGHPGGSLSSVEIFISLYFYKMNHRPNDPHWDGRDYCIVSKGHCTPVTYVTLANAGYFPKEELKTFRKFGTRLQGHVHVKTPGVEFNTGSLGHGLSVANGIAMGAKMLNKPNRVFCIMGDGEIQEGSVWEAAMSGSHFKLDNVCAIVDYNKVQENGPVNDIKNLEPLAARWKSFGWHAIEVDGHDLSALVKALDEFETVKGKPTVIIANTVKGKGVPFMEGKAAWHGKAPNAEQLKDALAQLQKV
- a CDS encoding radical SAM protein; its protein translation is MPTGTEPVHHIQRPDWLRTSKNDPRGYIQPESLKELWFHTGTICNLSCPFCLEGSKPGDDRLNRIAFEDARPFMDEAVRLGVEKFSFTGGEPFVVKDFVRILDYALDLRPCLVLTNGTDPLRTRLSEIVPFLQKPHPLNFRVSIDYPDEARHDAGRGKGNFAQAAASLKELYIAGFGVSIARQRLPGENVKEGDAAYQPLIQKAGLPEETRIVSFPDFFLPQANVRTPEITENCMTAYQAEEARRKFMCSYSKMVVKREGQMRVYACTLVDDDPDYDLGRTLTGSMKVRVMLKHHRCYSCFSQGASCSEM
- a CDS encoding AMP-binding protein is translated as MLNPWTGIAQLSKSETCELQNQKLSRFITRYLYPFSPHYRSLFDKNKIDPRSIRTVDDLRRIPFTSKLDFIQPDNPQRFRDFILQPDQEKIRGAWPLQDLLRLKAMSMINGKEFVRDRLEREFHPCFITFTTGTTNRPVPYVYSGHDIRNLHLSGSRMLDLFNIPRSQNIVNMFPYAPHLAFWQVVFGGLSSCALVLSTGGGKVLGTEGQIGVLEKMRPAVVLGVPSYVYHVLRMAQEKGIRMEYVKKIVLGASRVSMAFKLKLAELLTSMGAQEVSVFGTYGFTEARSAWAECPTVNDISSGYHLYSDKEIFEVIDPKTGEPVGEGGDGEIVYTSIDSRGSSVLRYRTGDFVKGGIGYGACPHCGRTVPRLSSDITRLSDVKDLRMSKVKGTLIDLNHFSQILTDFPEIDEWQVEIRKKNNDPFEIDELVVYIACREGVNRGILEEAVKRSLSSMEVTPNAVVFLPLAEMIKRLELETANKEKRILDVRPKD